One segment of Setaria viridis chromosome 4, Setaria_viridis_v4.0, whole genome shotgun sequence DNA contains the following:
- the LOC117853581 gene encoding uncharacterized protein has translation MVTYCNELASNREHAPPGVFVNDAHKPSIKLTKVPTFAPDVGHLEPAAEPTAGAMMGAPNLDITALEPSWTTPFLDYLLRDTLPADATKARCLARHAKTLVLIKEELYKRSPSDILQKCT, from the exons ATGGTCACCTATTGCAATGAG CTCGCATCAAACCGCGAGCATGCCCCGCCAGGGGTCTTCGTCAATGATGCCCACAAGCCATCCATCAAGCTCACCAAGGTGCCCACGTTTGCGCCCGATGTAGGCCACCTCGAGCCAGCAGCGGAGCCAACTGCAGGGGCCATGATGGGTGCCCCCAACCTTGACATCACAGCGCTCGAGCCAAGCTGGACCACGCCCTTCCTTGACTACCTCCTGCGGGACACCCTCCCAGCCGATGCCACTAAGGCACGCTGTCTTGCTAGACATGCAAAGACCCTTGTGCTCATCAAggaggagctctacaagcgcaGCCCATCAGACATCCTCCAAAAGTGTACATAA